A single genomic interval of Acidimicrobiales bacterium harbors:
- a CDS encoding DUF427 domain-containing protein: MEKPRMERSAKRVRAYLGGVPVVDTTRAWLVWERPWAPVYWYPAEDVAADVVDKARRPDPADEPLAGHVSFAFEDVDAWFEEDEEIFAHVRDPYHRVDVLPSSRHVVVEVDGVAVADSTHAHALFETGLPTRWYLPKVDVRMDLLEPSATRTRCPYKGEASYWSVRVGDTVHEDVVWGYPAPLPESLRIAGKVAFYDEKVDVTIDGVRQERPRSPFA, encoded by the coding sequence ATGGAGAAGCCGAGGATGGAGCGGTCGGCCAAGCGGGTGCGCGCCTACCTGGGCGGCGTGCCGGTGGTCGACACCACCAGGGCCTGGCTCGTGTGGGAGCGGCCGTGGGCGCCCGTGTACTGGTACCCCGCCGAGGACGTCGCCGCCGACGTGGTCGACAAGGCCCGCCGCCCCGACCCGGCCGACGAGCCCCTCGCCGGGCACGTGTCGTTCGCCTTCGAGGACGTCGACGCCTGGTTCGAGGAGGACGAGGAGATCTTCGCCCACGTCCGCGACCCGTACCACCGGGTGGACGTGCTGCCGTCGTCCCGCCACGTCGTCGTCGAGGTCGACGGGGTGGCCGTGGCCGACTCCACCCACGCCCACGCCCTGTTCGAGACCGGCCTGCCGACGCGCTGGTACCTGCCCAAGGTCGACGTCCGCATGGACCTGCTGGAGCCGTCGGCGACGAGGACCCGGTGCCCGTACAAGGGCGAGGCGTCGTACTGGTCGGTGCGGGTGGGCGACACGGTCCACGAGGACGTCGTGTGGGGCTACCCGGCGCCGCTGCCCGAGAGCCTGCGCATCGCCGGCAAGGTGGCGTTCTACGACGAAAAGGTCGACGTCACGATCGACGGCGTCCGCCAGGAGCGCCCCCGCTCGCCGTTCGCCTAG
- a CDS encoding co-chaperone GroES, with amino-acid sequence MPAPDADVNGKVPIKMLNDRVLVGTPTSEGERRSTGGILIPATAQVGKRLTWAEVVAVGPNVRTMEPGDQVLFNPEDRYEVEVRGREYVILRERDIHAVAAGRLEQGSTGLYL; translated from the coding sequence GTGCCTGCACCCGACGCGGACGTCAACGGGAAGGTCCCGATCAAGATGCTCAACGACCGGGTGCTCGTCGGCACGCCGACGTCGGAGGGCGAGCGCCGGTCCACCGGCGGCATCCTCATCCCGGCGACGGCGCAGGTCGGCAAGCGCCTGACGTGGGCCGAGGTCGTCGCCGTCGGGCCCAACGTGCGGACCATGGAGCCGGGCGACCAGGTGCTGTTCAACCCCGAGGACCGCTACGAGGTCGAGGTGCGGGGCCGGGAGTACGTGATCCTCCGGGAGCGGGACATCCACGCCGTGGCCGCCGGGCGCCTCGAGCAGGGCAGCACCGGCCTGTACCTGTAG
- the hisF gene encoding imidazole glycerol phosphate synthase subunit HisF has product MRAARVVPCLDVDAGRVVKGVRFVGLRDAGDPVELAARYDAEGADELVFLDITASSEARGTIVHVARRTAEQVFIPFTVGGGIREVDDARRLLRAGADKVSVNTAAVERPGLVGELAVEFGAQCVVVAVDARAVPGADGRWEVVTHGGRRRTGLDAVAWAAECERRGAGEVLLTSMDRDGTRDGFDLALTRAVTSAVGVPVVASGGVGTLDHLAEGVLEGGADAVLAASIFHFGEHTVAEAKAHLAARGVVVRPPG; this is encoded by the coding sequence GTGAGGGCAGCCAGGGTCGTCCCGTGCCTCGACGTCGACGCCGGGCGGGTGGTGAAGGGCGTGCGCTTCGTCGGCCTGCGCGACGCCGGCGACCCCGTCGAGCTGGCCGCCCGCTACGACGCCGAGGGCGCCGACGAGCTGGTGTTCCTCGACATCACGGCCTCGTCGGAGGCGAGGGGCACGATCGTGCACGTCGCCCGGCGCACGGCCGAGCAGGTGTTCATCCCGTTCACGGTGGGCGGCGGCATCCGGGAGGTCGACGACGCCCGCCGGCTACTGCGGGCCGGGGCCGACAAGGTGTCGGTCAACACGGCGGCCGTCGAGCGGCCCGGCCTGGTGGGGGAGCTGGCCGTCGAGTTCGGCGCCCAGTGCGTGGTCGTGGCCGTCGACGCCAGGGCGGTGCCCGGGGCGGACGGCCGCTGGGAGGTCGTCACCCACGGCGGGCGCCGGCGGACCGGGCTCGACGCCGTCGCCTGGGCCGCCGAGTGCGAGCGGCGGGGGGCGGGCGAGGTCCTGCTCACGTCGATGGACCGGGATGGCACGAGGGACGGGTTCGACCTGGCCCTCACGAGGGCGGTGACGTCGGCCGTCGGCGTGCCCGTCGTGGCGAGCGGCGGGGTGGGCACGCTCGACCACCTGGCCGAGGGCGTGCTGGAGGGCGGCGCCGACGCCGTGCTGGCCGCCTCGATCTTCCACTTCGGCGAGCACACGGTGGCCGAGGCCAAGGCCCACCTGGCGGCCAGGGGCGTCGTGGTCCGCCCCCCGGGCTGA
- the hisI gene encoding phosphoribosyl-AMP cyclohydrolase — protein sequence MPAATPIAATDDQLALVRWNADGLVPAVVQEQGTGEVLMLAWMDEEALRRTLSTGRTWFWSRSRGEYWCKGETSGDRQWVRRAAVDCDGDTILVVVEQEGRGACHTGERTCFHRDFGG from the coding sequence ATGCCCGCCGCCACCCCGATCGCCGCCACCGACGACCAGCTGGCGCTGGTGCGGTGGAACGCCGACGGGCTCGTCCCGGCCGTCGTGCAGGAGCAGGGGACGGGCGAGGTGCTGATGCTGGCCTGGATGGACGAGGAGGCGCTGCGCCGCACCCTCTCCACCGGGCGGACGTGGTTCTGGTCCCGGTCCCGCGGCGAGTACTGGTGCAAGGGCGAGACCTCGGGCGACCGGCAGTGGGTGCGCCGGGCCGCCGTCGACTGCGACGGCGACACGATCCTCGTCGTCGTGGAGCAGGAGGGCCGGGGCGCCTGCCACACCGGCGAGCGCACCTGCTTCCACCGCGACTTCGGGGGCTGA
- a CDS encoding AMP-binding protein, with translation MPLTSSAWPADTSEPVLDLTVGDLLREAAAAAPDRTALVAGMPDPAGRRRWTYAEVLDQAERAARALLERYDPGERVAVWAPNVPEWVLLELAAALAGLVLVTVNPSYRAAELVHVLRQSRASGIFLAPEFRGNPMAATLEQVRPDLPALRDVVPFPAWDGFVASAPASAPLPAVRPGDPVQIQYTSGTTGFPKGALLHHRGITNNARFTAERFEVADGDVWLNPMPLFHTGGCVLAVLGALWRRATHVAVHAFDPALMLDLAETERANVAGGVPTMLLAMMERPELRSTDLSSLRSVLSGGSTVPADLVRRIEAALGLRFGIVYGQTEASPVITQTRLDDTPEDKAETIGQPSPQQDVKVVDPATGETVPTGVLGEICCRGYNVMLGYFELPEATAETIDGDGWLHTGDLGTMDDRGYCRIEGRLKDMIIRGGENLYPREIEELLFTHPAVADVAVVGVPDERWGEEVAAVVRRAPGHEAVSEQELRAFVRDRLAPQKAPRVWAFVDEFPLTASGKVQKFVLRERFVKGDW, from the coding sequence GTGCCGCTGACGTCGTCCGCCTGGCCCGCCGACACCAGCGAGCCGGTCCTCGACCTCACCGTCGGCGACCTGCTCAGGGAGGCGGCGGCGGCCGCGCCCGACCGCACCGCGCTCGTCGCCGGCATGCCCGACCCGGCCGGCCGGCGCCGGTGGACCTACGCGGAGGTGCTCGACCAGGCCGAGCGGGCGGCCAGGGCGCTGCTCGAGCGGTACGACCCGGGCGAGCGGGTGGCCGTGTGGGCGCCCAACGTCCCCGAGTGGGTGCTGCTCGAGCTGGCGGCCGCGCTGGCCGGCCTCGTCCTCGTCACCGTGAACCCCTCCTACCGGGCGGCCGAGCTGGTCCACGTCCTGCGCCAGTCCAGGGCGTCGGGGATCTTCCTCGCCCCCGAGTTCCGGGGGAACCCGATGGCCGCCACCCTCGAGCAGGTGAGGCCCGACCTCCCCGCCCTGCGGGACGTGGTGCCGTTCCCGGCCTGGGACGGGTTCGTCGCCTCGGCGCCGGCGTCGGCCCCGCTGCCGGCCGTGCGGCCCGGCGACCCCGTCCAGATCCAGTACACGTCGGGGACGACCGGGTTCCCGAAGGGCGCCCTGCTCCACCACCGCGGGATCACCAACAACGCCCGGTTCACGGCCGAGCGCTTCGAGGTGGCCGACGGCGACGTGTGGCTCAACCCGATGCCGCTGTTCCACACCGGCGGGTGCGTGCTGGCCGTGCTCGGCGCGCTGTGGCGGCGGGCCACCCACGTGGCCGTCCACGCCTTCGACCCCGCCCTGATGCTCGACCTCGCCGAGACGGAGCGGGCGAACGTGGCCGGCGGCGTGCCGACCATGCTCCTCGCCATGATGGAGCGGCCCGAGCTGCGGTCGACGGACCTGTCGTCGCTGCGGTCGGTGCTGTCGGGCGGGTCGACCGTCCCGGCCGACCTCGTGCGCCGCATCGAGGCCGCCCTCGGGCTGCGCTTCGGCATCGTCTACGGCCAGACCGAGGCGTCGCCGGTCATCACCCAGACCCGGCTCGACGACACGCCCGAGGACAAGGCCGAGACCATCGGGCAGCCGTCGCCCCAGCAGGACGTGAAGGTCGTCGACCCGGCCACCGGCGAGACGGTGCCGACCGGGGTGCTCGGCGAGATCTGCTGCCGGGGCTACAACGTGATGCTCGGCTACTTCGAGCTGCCGGAGGCGACGGCCGAGACGATCGACGGCGACGGGTGGCTCCACACCGGCGACCTCGGGACCATGGACGACCGGGGCTACTGCCGGATCGAGGGCCGCCTGAAGGACATGATCATCCGGGGCGGCGAGAACCTGTACCCGCGGGAGATCGAGGAGCTGCTGTTCACCCACCCGGCGGTGGCCGACGTGGCCGTGGTCGGCGTGCCCGACGAGCGCTGGGGCGAGGAGGTGGCGGCCGTGGTGCGCCGGGCGCCGGGCCACGAGGCCGTGTCCGAGCAGGAGCTGCGGGCCTTCGTGCGCGACCGCCTGGCCCCCCAGAAGGCGCCTCGCGTGTGGGCGTTCGTCGACGAGTTCCCGCTGACGGCCAGCGGCAAGGTGCAGAAGTTCGTGCTGCGCGAGCGGTTCGTGAAGGGCGACTGGTAA